The Halorubrum salinarum genome segment CGGTCGACCCGTGGGGGGCGGTCCAGCCGCGGCTGGTCTGGTCGCTGGTGGTCGCGGTCAGCGCCATCGGGTTCGTCAACTACGTCCTCGTCAAGCGGTATCAGGGCCGCGGCTACGCGGTGACGGGCTTCTTCGGCGGGCTCGTCAACTCGACGGCGGTCGTCGCCGAGATGGCCAAGCGGGCGAAGGGGCGCGCGGACCTCGGCGACATCGCGGTGGGCTCGATCCTCCTCGCGAACGCGGCGATGGCGTTCCGGAACGCCGCGGTGGTGGCCGTCTTCGTCCCCGAGGCGGCGCTCGTCGTCGGCGTCCCGCTCGGCGCGATCACCGTCGCGGGGGTCGGCGTCGCCGTGTGGCGGAGCGACTGGCGGACGACGATGGAGGCCGAGTTGACCTCGCCGTTCAGCCTCGGGAACGCGCTCACGTTCGGCGCGCTCTTCCTGCTCGTGCTGCTCGCCTCCGCGGTCGCCGAGGAGTCGTTCGGCGCGAGCGGCTTCATCGTGACCTCTTTCCTCGCCGGCCTGGTGTCGTCGGGGACCTCGACGACCACGGCGGTCTCGCTGCTCGGGACCGGACAGATCGGGGTCGAGACGGCGGTCGCGGGCGTGATCGCCGGCACCGCCGCCAGCGTCCTGATCAAGACCGTCTTCGCGGCGAGCATCGCCCGGGAGCTGGTCCGGCCGGTGTTCCTCTGGAACCTCCTGCTGATCGCCGTGGGGGTGCTCGCCGGGGTCCCGCTATTGCTGTTCTGAAACGCGGCGGCGGACCCGCTCCGGCGCGGGGCGGCCCGCGCCTTACGAGAGGTGTTCGGCGATGTCCGTCGACGAGACCATGCCGACGTAGTCGTCGTCGACGACCGGGAGGTGTTTGACGCCGTACATCGTCATCATCGCGGCCACCTCCTGCATCATGAGGTCGGGCGTCACCGTCTCGACGTCCTCGGTCATCACGTCGCGGACCGTCGTCGCCTCGGGGTCGCGCCCGTCGGCGACCGCCCCGACGACGTCGCTCTGCGTGACGATACAGCCGCCGCCGGTGGTCACGACGAGCGCGCTGATGCCGCCGTCGCGCATCCGTCGGGCGGCGTCCCGAATCGGGGCGTCCGCTCCGATCGTCTCCAGGGGCGTCGACATCACGTCCGCGACGCGGGTTCTGTCGTCGAGATCCATGCCACGACGTGTGGTACCGCGTGTCATTACTCTTCCGGAACGCACAACGCGGGGCGGGCGCGACCCCGTTCGGGACGGCAGAAAGGCGGCGGGACGCGACGCTCCGAGGGGGCCGTCAGCGTGCCTTCGAGAGGTGCGCCGTGAGGTCCGTCGTCGACACCATCCCGATCGGTCTGCCGTCCGCGTCGGTCACGGGGAGGTGGGTGTAGCCGTGCGCGGTCGGCGCCGCCAGCTCCGCGACGGTGTCCTCGCGACCCACCGTGACGACGTCGGTCGTCATGAACGCCTCGACCGGCGTCCGGTCTTTCGGGTCGTTGTCGCGGACGAGCCCCACGAAGTCCGTCGCGGTGATCAGCCCGGCCAGCCGCCCGTCGGGCTCGACGACGAGGATCGAACTGACGCCGGTGTCGCGCATCCGCTTCGCCGCGTCGGCCGCCGGGGCGCCGCGTTCGATCGTGGTGAGGTCGGTCGACATGAGCCGATCGACGGGTACGTCGTTCATGCCTCGTGGTAACGCTGGGCACGGTAATCAATTATCCGGTCGGAGGGACCGGTCCGCGTCGGGCGACGCGGGCGCGGGCTAGGCGAGCGGCGAGAGAGGGAGACGCCTCGAACCGCCCGACTGCTCACTCCTCGACGAGGGCCTCGGGAGCGTCCGCGAGGCCGACCAGCGCGTCCGCCTCGACGTGGTGGAGGTCGCCCGGGATCACGAGCAGGTGGAGCGGGTCGCCGAACTCGCGGTCGGCGAGCGCGCTCAGGCGGTCGGCGGCGACGACCGCGTCGGGCGACCCCGCACGGGCGACGGCGACGGCGAGCTCGTCGGCCCACCCCTCGGCGAGCAGGTCGGCGGCCACGTCGGCCGTCATGTACTCCTCGTGGTCCGGGTCGGGGCCGCTCGGGCCGGTCCCGACCTTGATGTCAAGGTAGACGACGGTGTGGAGCCCGCGCTCGCGGTTCGCCTCGATGGTCTCGACCACGCTCGCGGGCACGTCGTCGCCGCCGTGCGCGTACGGGAACGGCAGCGTCGTCGCCTTCCCGAACCGGTAGTTCTGGAGCCCCGTCAGGCTCGACGCCGCGGACTGGGCGGTGACGCCGTGGATCACCCGCGTGTCGATGCCGCGCTCCTCGGCGCGGAGCCGGAGGTCGGTGTGGGTGGTCGAGATCATCGTGTCGCCGGCCGTGAGGAAGGCGGCGTCGCCGTCCGCGGCCGCCTCCAGGATGGGCTCCGGATCCCGCTCCACGCCGGCGCGGTCGCGGACCTCGACGTCGACGCCGTGGTACGCCTCCAGGTCGGCGACGTCGGCGCCGACCAGCCGGCTGGTGTAGAACTCCGCGAAGACCCGGTCGGCCGCCCGCAGCGCCTCGCGCCCCTCGACGGTGACGGAGCGCTCGTCGTAGAGGCCGAGCCCGATGAAGGTGAGCATGGGTGCGCTCGGCGCGCGGCGGCCTAAAAGGACGCGAAAGGGCCGGGAGCGACGAAACCGAGGGCAGGCGCTCGGATCGGTCCGGCGGACGGGCGGCGAGCGCCCGAGCGCCCCTAATAGACCTTCATGATAGTCCCTTGGGATTCCATAGCAAGCCCTAAGAGGGAACCAGCACAACGTCGGGCCACGAGGCCCACTCGGGCTCACATACCACTATGACTGACGACGAACTCATCTGGCGGATATCGGGGGGATCCGGTGACGGGATCGCTTCCACCAGCCAGAACTTCGCGAAGGCCTTGATGCGATCGGGGCTCAACGTCTTCACGCATCGGCACTACCCGTCGCGGATCCGCGGCGGCCACACCTACACCGAGGTCCGCGCGTCGGCGGACCCCGTCGAATCCCGGGGCGACGGCTACAACTTCCTGCTCGCGCTCGGCGACTCCTTCGCCCGTAACCCGCAGGAGGAGGCCGTCTACGGCAACGAGGAGATCAAGCCGCTCTCGGAGAACCTGGACGAGCTCCGCGAGGGCGGGGTCATCGTCTACGACGAAGGACTCCTCGACGCCTCCGAGATCCCGAACTTCGAGGAGCGCGCCGAGGAGAACGACTGGCACGTGTACCCGCTCGACCTCCGCGGCCTCGCCCGCGACATGGGTCGCGAGGTCATGCGCAACACCGCCGGCGTCGGCGCGACCTGCGCGTTGACCGGCATGGAACTCGACCACGTCGAGGACCTGATGCGCGACGCGATGCCGGAGAAGATCCTCGAACCGAACCTGGAGATCCTCGAGACCGCGTACGACCAGGTCCGCGAGGAGTACGACGTGGACGCCCCGGACGTGTCGGTTCCGACGGGCGAACACGACGAGACCCAGCTGCTCATGTCCGGGTCGGACGCCATCTCCTACGGCGCCATCGACGAGGGCTGCCGGTTCATCGCCGGCTACCCGATGACGCCGTGGACCGAGGTGTTCACCATCATGACGCAGAACCTGCCGAAGCTCGGCGGGATCTCCGAGCAGGTGGAAGACGAGATCGCCGCGGCCGCGCTCGCGGTCGGGGCCTCGCACGCCGGCGTCAAGGCGATGTCCGGCTCCTCCGGCGGCGGGTTCGCGCTGATGTCCGAGCCGCTCGGGCTCGCGGAGATGACGGAGACGCCCGTCGTCCTCGTCGAGGCCATGCGCGCCGGCCCCTCGACCGGGATGCCGACGAAGCCGGAGCAGTCCGACCTCGAACACGTCCTCTACACCTCGCAGGGCGACTCCCAGCGCGTCGTCCTGGCCCCGGGGACCGTCGAGGAGGCGTACGAGCAGTCGCGGATCGCCTTCCGGCTCGCCTACGAGTACCAGATCCCGACGATCCTGCTGTACGACCAGAAGCTCGGCGGCGAGCTGACGAACGTCCCCAAGAGCCACTTCGACCGCGACCCGAACCCGGACCTCGGGAAGACGCTCTCGGAGGACGCGCTCGCCGACGAGCCGCACTCCGGCGACGGGAAGTTCCACCGCTTCCAGCACGACGTGGACGACGGCGTCTCGCCGCGGTCGGTGCCCGGGCAGAAGGGCGGTCGCTTCCTCGCGACCGGCAACGAGCACGACCCGACCGGCCACATCAGCGAGTCCCCGGACAACCGGGTCGCGCAGATCGACCGGCGGACCCAGAAGCTGGAGGCGATCCGCGCCGACCTCGACGGGGAGGACACCGGATCGTACGCCGGCCCCGAGGACGCCGAGTACGGCATCCTCACGTTCGGCAGCCAGCAGGGGACCGTCGAGGAAGCCGTCGGTCGGCTCAACGAGGCCGGCCACTCCGTGAAGTCGTACGGCGTCTCCGACATGCTCCCGTTCCCGACCGAGCAGGTCGAGGCGTTCGTCGAGAGCGTCGACGAGGTCCTCGTCGTCGAGATGACGGCGTCCGGACAGTTCCGCGGGCTCGTCCAGAAGAACCTCGGCCGCTACGGCGAGAAGCTGTCGAGCCTGTTGAAGTACAACGGGAACCCGTTCGAGCCGGCGGAGGTCGTCGACGGGTTCGAGGCCGCGATCGTCGAGGGCGACGGCGACGCGTCCGGCCACCAGACCACGTTCGTCCCAGCCGCAGGTGACTAACCAATGAGCACGTTTTCAGCGATCGGAGAGGAGCGAGAGATCGACCGTGACGAGTACACCCCCGGCGTGGAGCCGCAGCCGACGTGGTGTCCGGGCTGCGGTGACTTCAGCGTCCTGAAGGCGCTCAAGCAGGCGCTACCGGAGGTCGGGCGCACGCCCGAGGAGACCCTGCTGTGTACCGGGATCGGCTGTTCGGGCAAGCTGAACAGCTACCTCGACACGTACGGGTTCCACACGATCCACGGGCGCTCGCTGCCCGTGGCCCGCGCCGCGAAGCTCGCGAACCCCGACCTCGAAGTGATCGCCGCCGGCGGCGACGGCGACGGCTACGGGATCGGCGGGAACCACTTCGTCCACACGGCCCGGGAGAACCACGACATGACGTACATCGTGTTCAACAACGAGATCTTCGGGCTCACGAAGGGGCAGACCTCCCCGACCAGCCCGAAGGGCCACAAGTCGAAGACGCAGCCCCACGGGAGCGCCAAGGAGCCGATCAAGCCGCTCTCGATGTCGCTCAACGCCGGCGCCTCCTACGTCGCCCGGACGGCCGCGGTCAACCCGAACCAGGCGAAGGAGATCATCACCGAGGCGATCGAACACGACGGGTTCGCGCACGTCGACTTCCTCACCCAGTGTCCGACCTGGAACAAGGACGCGCGCCAGTACGTCCCGTACATCGACGTCAACGACTCCGACGACTACGAGTTCGACAAGACGGACCGCGTCGAGGCCCAGGAGATGATGCGCACGACCGAGGAGGCCCTCTACGACGGCGAGGTCCTCACCGGCCGCTTCTACGTCGACGAGGACCGTCCGTCCTACGGTCAGGAGAAGCGCGCGATCGGCGAGATGCCCGAGGAGCCGCTCGCCGAGCGCTACTGGGACGACGACTACGAGTGGGAGCGCTCCCACGACATGTTCCTCGACAAACACGCCTGAGCGAGGCCGTCAGTCGTTGACGGCGCGGTGAGTTCGTTTTTTGATTCGCAAGGTATTTTTTCATTGGTGACAAACGGAGTGGTATGAGTACCGTATCGACGGAAGAGCGGATCCTCTCCGTGTTAGAGGAGGACGCACAGGCGTCCTGCGGGGAGATCGCCGAACGGGCCGACGTCTCGAAGCCGACGGTGCGGAAGTACATCGACCGCCTCGAAGAGCGGGGCGTGATCGTCGGCTACTCGGCGGAGGTCGACCCGAAGAAGCTCTCGTCGCAGTCGATCGCCATGGTCGGGATGGACGTCGACTCCGGACAGTACGTGGAGGCGACGCGCGAACTAAAGTCGCTAGAGGAAGTCCAGGCGCTGTACACCTCCTCCGGCGACCACATGCTGATGGCCGAGGTCCGCGCCGGCGACGGCGACGAGCTCGGCGAGGTCATCTCCGAGAAGTTGCTCGGCGTCGAAGGCGTCACCGCGGCGCACCCCTCCTTCCTCCAGGAACGACTGAAGTAGGCCGGCGGCCTCAGACGAGCGTCCGCGGGGCCGCGACCACCACGTCCTCGTCGCCGACGGGGC includes the following:
- a CDS encoding thiamine pyrophosphate-dependent enzyme, with translation MSTFSAIGEEREIDRDEYTPGVEPQPTWCPGCGDFSVLKALKQALPEVGRTPEETLLCTGIGCSGKLNSYLDTYGFHTIHGRSLPVARAAKLANPDLEVIAAGGDGDGYGIGGNHFVHTARENHDMTYIVFNNEIFGLTKGQTSPTSPKGHKSKTQPHGSAKEPIKPLSMSLNAGASYVARTAAVNPNQAKEIITEAIEHDGFAHVDFLTQCPTWNKDARQYVPYIDVNDSDDYEFDKTDRVEAQEMMRTTEEALYDGEVLTGRFYVDEDRPSYGQEKRAIGEMPEEPLAERYWDDDYEWERSHDMFLDKHA
- a CDS encoding MgtC/SapB family protein: MIGGVDPFVYLETNVAKLVLATALGMFLGLEREWSQKSAGIRTFALISLAAAVFSLVGEPGLLVVGGVLVVASAVLLAVRSFVEADVDGLSLTTSASMLVAYGVGVLVAAGLFIESVTVAVLSSLLLVLKRELHAFAWGLSRQEVRSAVEFTILAFVVFPLLPAETVDPWGAVQPRLVWSLVVAVSAIGFVNYVLVKRYQGRGYAVTGFFGGLVNSTAVVAEMAKRAKGRADLGDIAVGSILLANAAMAFRNAAVVAVFVPEAALVVGVPLGAITVAGVGVAVWRSDWRTTMEAELTSPFSLGNALTFGALFLLVLLASAVAEESFGASGFIVTSFLAGLVSSGTSTTTAVSLLGTGQIGVETAVAGVIAGTAASVLIKTVFAASIARELVRPVFLWNLLLIAVGVLAGVPLLLF
- the lrpA1 gene encoding HTH-type transcriptional regulator LrpA1: MSTVSTEERILSVLEEDAQASCGEIAERADVSKPTVRKYIDRLEERGVIVGYSAEVDPKKLSSQSIAMVGMDVDSGQYVEATRELKSLEEVQALYTSSGDHMLMAEVRAGDGDELGEVISEKLLGVEGVTAAHPSFLQERLK
- a CDS encoding CBS domain-containing protein; translated protein: MNDVPVDRLMSTDLTTIERGAPAADAAKRMRDTGVSSILVVEPDGRLAGLITATDFVGLVRDNDPKDRTPVEAFMTTDVVTVGREDTVAELAAPTAHGYTHLPVTDADGRPIGMVSTTDLTAHLSKAR
- a CDS encoding 2-oxoacid:acceptor oxidoreductase subunit alpha produces the protein MTDDELIWRISGGSGDGIASTSQNFAKALMRSGLNVFTHRHYPSRIRGGHTYTEVRASADPVESRGDGYNFLLALGDSFARNPQEEAVYGNEEIKPLSENLDELREGGVIVYDEGLLDASEIPNFEERAEENDWHVYPLDLRGLARDMGREVMRNTAGVGATCALTGMELDHVEDLMRDAMPEKILEPNLEILETAYDQVREEYDVDAPDVSVPTGEHDETQLLMSGSDAISYGAIDEGCRFIAGYPMTPWTEVFTIMTQNLPKLGGISEQVEDEIAAAALAVGASHAGVKAMSGSSGGGFALMSEPLGLAEMTETPVVLVEAMRAGPSTGMPTKPEQSDLEHVLYTSQGDSQRVVLAPGTVEEAYEQSRIAFRLAYEYQIPTILLYDQKLGGELTNVPKSHFDRDPNPDLGKTLSEDALADEPHSGDGKFHRFQHDVDDGVSPRSVPGQKGGRFLATGNEHDPTGHISESPDNRVAQIDRRTQKLEAIRADLDGEDTGSYAGPEDAEYGILTFGSQQGTVEEAVGRLNEAGHSVKSYGVSDMLPFPTEQVEAFVESVDEVLVVEMTASGQFRGLVQKNLGRYGEKLSSLLKYNGNPFEPAEVVDGFEAAIVEGDGDASGHQTTFVPAAGD
- a CDS encoding CBS domain-containing protein produces the protein MDLDDRTRVADVMSTPLETIGADAPIRDAARRMRDGGISALVVTTGGGCIVTQSDVVGAVADGRDPEATTVRDVMTEDVETVTPDLMMQEVAAMMTMYGVKHLPVVDDDYVGMVSSTDIAEHLS
- the dph5 gene encoding diphthine synthase, which produces MLTFIGLGLYDERSVTVEGREALRAADRVFAEFYTSRLVGADVADLEAYHGVDVEVRDRAGVERDPEPILEAAADGDAAFLTAGDTMISTTHTDLRLRAEERGIDTRVIHGVTAQSAASSLTGLQNYRFGKATTLPFPYAHGGDDVPASVVETIEANRERGLHTVVYLDIKVGTGPSGPDPDHEEYMTADVAADLLAEGWADELAVAVARAGSPDAVVAADRLSALADREFGDPLHLLVIPGDLHHVEADALVGLADAPEALVEE